A single Anopheles arabiensis isolate DONGOLA chromosome 2, AaraD3, whole genome shotgun sequence DNA region contains:
- the LOC120897562 gene encoding uncharacterized protein LOC120897562 isoform X1: METTINPIRTVGKKVIVEYGGRIYSAPQQDLPKVSRKDSQSNRWLTMRKIQQHQQERSGGCYGSKEETKRSVSDTLSELSDSDGQGCTPKLPSINPAVSCSAAQVLSELKEEVTRLIDESIEKIEQNWTHSSKLDSEAVRETVPEPELMTEPVKAAEDLTKQLHPDGDRGLLPHREQNLQVLHTELFETSKQQTRMKLLNEIRDLVERLKDMETLE; the protein is encoded by the exons ATGGAGACCACAATTAATCCTATCCGAACGGTCGGGAAAAAGGTAATTGTGGAGTACGGTGGTCGCATATATTCCGCCCCGCAGCAAGATCTACCGAAAGTGTCACGGAAGGAT TCGCAATCGAATAGGTGGTTAACTATGCGAAAGAttcaacagcaccagcaggagCGTTCGGGTGGATGCTATGGATCGAAGGAGGAAACCAAGCGATCAGTCTCGGACACTCTCAGCGAGCTGAGCGATTCGGACGGTCAGGGATGCACACCGAAGCTTCCGTCCATTAATCCGGCCGTATCCTGTAGCGCTGCGCAGGTTCTGTCCGAGCTGAAAGAGGAAGTAACGCGGCTCATTGACGAATCGATCGagaaaatcgaacaaaattGGACACACAGTTCGAAGTTGGACTCCGAAGCGGTGCGTGAAACTGTGCCAGAACCAGAGCTGATGACAGAACCCGTTAAAGCTGCGGAAGATTTGACCAAACAGCTGCATCCCGATGGAGATCGTGGTCTGTTGCCGCACCGAGAGCAAAATTTACAAGTACTGCACACGGAACTGTTTGAGACGAGCAAGCAGCAGACGCGCATGAAGCTGCTGAACGAAATTCGTGATCTCGTGGAGCGATTGAAGGATATGGAAACGTTGGAATAG
- the LOC120897562 gene encoding uncharacterized protein LOC120897562 isoform X2, whose protein sequence is METTINPIRTVGKKSQSNRWLTMRKIQQHQQERSGGCYGSKEETKRSVSDTLSELSDSDGQGCTPKLPSINPAVSCSAAQVLSELKEEVTRLIDESIEKIEQNWTHSSKLDSEAVRETVPEPELMTEPVKAAEDLTKQLHPDGDRGLLPHREQNLQVLHTELFETSKQQTRMKLLNEIRDLVERLKDMETLE, encoded by the exons ATGGAGACCACAATTAATCCTATCCGAACGGTCGGGAAAAAG TCGCAATCGAATAGGTGGTTAACTATGCGAAAGAttcaacagcaccagcaggagCGTTCGGGTGGATGCTATGGATCGAAGGAGGAAACCAAGCGATCAGTCTCGGACACTCTCAGCGAGCTGAGCGATTCGGACGGTCAGGGATGCACACCGAAGCTTCCGTCCATTAATCCGGCCGTATCCTGTAGCGCTGCGCAGGTTCTGTCCGAGCTGAAAGAGGAAGTAACGCGGCTCATTGACGAATCGATCGagaaaatcgaacaaaattGGACACACAGTTCGAAGTTGGACTCCGAAGCGGTGCGTGAAACTGTGCCAGAACCAGAGCTGATGACAGAACCCGTTAAAGCTGCGGAAGATTTGACCAAACAGCTGCATCCCGATGGAGATCGTGGTCTGTTGCCGCACCGAGAGCAAAATTTACAAGTACTGCACACGGAACTGTTTGAGACGAGCAAGCAGCAGACGCGCATGAAGCTGCTGAACGAAATTCGTGATCTCGTGGAGCGATTGAAGGATATGGAAACGTTGGAATAG